ATTTCTTCTACATCAAAAATGCTGAGCCCGTTTGCTTTGAATATTGTATTGACGGCTATTAATGATAAATAGGAAAAATGCTCATGATAAATCGTGTCGAATTGATTTTTTTCTATTAAGTTGAGCAAATGCGGAAACTCAAATGTAGCCACGCCATTTGGTTTTAATAAATGCGTAAATCCAGCAACAAAGTCATTAATATCTGGCACATGTGCCAATACATTATTGGCAGCGGTTAAATCTGCTTGTTTGCCTTCTGATACCAATTTTTTGGCGAGTGATACGCCAAAAAATTCTTCAACAATATCAATGCCTTTTTCTCTAGCCGCGTCTGCTGTGCTAGTTGTTGGCTCAACCCCTAAACATGCGATGTTTTTTTCTTTAACGTATTGCAATAAATAGCCATCATTAGCGGCTACTTCTATCACCATGCTTTTGTCCGTTAAACCAAAACGGTTAACCATGGTTTCAACATAGTGTTTTGCGTGCGCTAGCCAAGAGCTTGAAAAGGAGCTGAAATAGGCATATTCAGCATCAAACAGCTCTTCTGCGCCTGCAAAATCTTCCGTTTGTACTAGCCAGCAAGACTGACAAACTAATACATTCAGCGGAAACCATTTTTCTGGTGCTTTTAATGTCTTTTGCGTTAAATAAGCATTTGAAGGTGGCGAACTACCTAAATCAACTAGTGGCATAGTTAGCTCTGTGTGGCAATGGCGGCACTTCATACAACAATTCCTTCAAAATGATGATTAATCATAGGGTGAGATTTGTCTCTCTCTGACATATCTGTAATGGCTAGCGGTAATGTAATAGCAAGTTTAGTGTCGGCTATATTAATGGCTGATTCTGATTCTTTTACATAAGGGGCAGAATGCAAATAGAGCATTTCACAATCATTAGTTAGTGTTTGAAAACCGTGCGCGAACCCTTCGGGTATAAGCAAACTACGTCTATTGCTCTCGCTCAATACTTCAGCATGCCAATATAAAAAAGTTGGTGAGTCTTTGCGCAAATCGACTGCAATGTCCAGCACTTCGCCCTTAATGCAGCTGACTAATTTGATTTCGGTATGTGGTGGTAATTGATAGTGCAAACCTCTTACCGCGCCTTTTTGGCGAGTAAGTGTTTGGTTAATCTGATTAACTGCTTTTTCAAAACCATATTGTGCAAATTCTTCAGCACAAAAAACTCTACTCAAAAAGCCGCGTTCATCCTCAATGGCTTTTCTTTGTATTATTTTCAATCCGTTTAACGGCGCATCAAAAAAATCAAATCGACTCATGACTTAAATGCTTTCCGCTTGTTGATAGTTGGCAATTTGGCCTAAAGAAAACTGATGCATATCTTCCTTATTATGCCAAGCTTGATGCCAAGCCATAATATTCACTAATGCTGTTTCTAGCGACCATTTAGGTTGCCAGTTGAGCTGGGTATTTGCTTTGGTGCTGTCTAATTTTAAATAATGTGCTTCATGCGGTTGGGGTGAGTCGTCAATTCTCCATTTTGCATTTGGCAAATGCTCAACCAATTTTTTAACAATCCATTCGACCGTTTTAGCATCATTTTCTGCGGGGCCAAAGTTCCATGCTTGTGCAAAAGGCTGTCCTTCTGTGAGCAGTTTTTCTGCCAATTGTAAATAACCTGATAATGGCTCTAGCACATGCTGCCATGGCCTTATTGCATAGGGTGAGCGAATAACTAATTCTTCTTTTTTACCTAACGCTTGCAAGAAGTCTGGAATGAGTCTATCAACCGACCAGTCGCCGCCGCCAATTACGTTGCCTGCTCTTGCCGATGCTAGAGCTATGCCTTTTTCTGCTAAAAACGATTGTCTGTAGGAGGATGTCACTAACTCAGAGCAACCTTTACTGCTGGAATATGGATCAAAGCCGCCCATTGGAGCATCTTCGGCATAGGGCGTTAAGGTTTCTTTATTTTCATAGCACTTGTCGGTAGTGACATTCACCACAGCACGAATGGAGGCTGTTTTACGCACAGCTTCTAGCATATTAACTGTGCCGATTACGTTAGTTGTGTAGGTTTCTACTGGGTCAACATACGATTGACGCACCAACGGCTGCGCTGCTAAATGAAAAACAATATCAGGTTGTGCTGTTGCCATTGCACGTTCAAGGCTAGTGGCATCGCGTATATCAGCAATGGTATTGCTAGCGAGAAAACTTTCTACATTCGCTGCATTAAAAAAACTGGGGGTTGTTGATGGTACCAATGCATAACCATGCACTTGTGCGCCTAGACTATTAAGCCAAAGCGCTAGCCAGCCGCCCTTAAAGCCTGTATGGCCTGTTAAAAAGACTTTTTTATCTTGCCAAAACTGACTTTGGTTTAACGGATAGGTCATTCCCATACTTTCCATGGTGCTTTGCCAGATTCCCAAAGGCTTTCTAGCAGGTTTTTCTCTCTTAATGTGTCCATTGGCTGCCAAAAGCCTTCATGCTCAAAAGCCATTAGTTGGTTCTCAGACGCAATTTGCATTAATGGGGCACCTTCCCAGCTTGACTGATCGTTGTCTATATATTTTAGGCAATCAGGTGAGAGCACAAAAAAACCCCCATTGATTTTGCCGCCATCGCCTTTAGGTTTTTCAGAAAAGCCTTTCACTAATTGATTCTCTAAACTGAGGGCGCCGTAACGTCCAGGTGGTTGTACAGCTGTCACTGTTGCGAGCTTACCGTGGCTTTGATGAAATTTGACTAAGGCAGAAATATCAATATCCGCTACGCCATCGCCATAAGTAAAGCAAAAAGCTTCTTCATCTTTTATATAGCTCTCAACGCGTTTTAAACGGCCTCCTGTTAAGGTGTCTTCGCCTGTATCGACCAATGTCACCTTCCAAGGCTCTGCATTGCGTTGATGCACTTGCATTTCATTTTTTTGCATATCAAAAGTAACATCTGACATATGCAGAAAGTAATTGGCAAAATATTCTTTGATAATGTAGCCTTTATAGCCACAGCAGATGATAAATTCATTAATACCGTGTGCAGAATATAGTTTAAGAATGTGCCAAAGAATTGGTTTACCGCCAATTTCTATCATTGGTTTTGGCTTAATATGCGTTTCTTCTGAAATGCGCGTTCCTAAACCACCCGCAAGAATGACAGCCTTCATTCTGTTTTTCCTTTTTCTAAATAGTTTGCATAGGCCGATTTAAGCCCTTCACTCAACGTTATTTTGGCTTGCCATCCTAATGTATTAAGAAGGCTCACATCCATTAACTTACGCATCGTGCCATCTGGTTTAGATGTATCAAAAACCAGTTCTCCTTTGTAACCAATCGTAGTAGCTACTAATTCTGCTAATTGTTTGATTGTCACGTCCTTGCCATACCCCACGTTAACCAATGGAGGTAATCCTTTTAGGCTGTTTTCTTCAGTTAATTTATGGAACGTTTCATCAGGCAGCGATATGAGGTGTAAGCATGCTTTTGCCATATCATCGCTATATAAAAACTCTCTAAGCGGTTTACCTGTTCCCCATACTGTTACTGTCGGCTGCTTGTTGACTTTGGCTTCGTGAAATTTGCGTATTAAGGCTGGAATCACATGGCTATTTTCTGCGTGATAATTATCATCAGGACCATATAGGTTGGTTGGCATTGCGGCTAAATATTGTGTGTCGTATTGACGGTTATAACTCCAACACATTTCAATACCTGCAATTTTTGCCAGTGCATATGGTCTGTTTGTTGGTTCTAATAATCCAGTCAGTAAATACTCTTCTTTAATCGGCTGCGGGCAATCTCGCGAATAAATGCAGCTTGATCCTAAAAATAATAAACGTTTGACACCATGCACATAAGATTGGTGAATAACATTGGTTTGAATCGCCAAATTTTGATGAATAAATTCCGCTGGATAAGTGTTGTTTGCATGAATGCCACCTACTTTGGCGGCAGCTAAAAATACATACTCTGGTTTTTCTGATGCAAAAAAAGCTTCAACGTCTGCTTGATTGGTTAAATCCAGTTCCGCGTGCGTACGTACAATTAGATTTGTATAGCCTTGCTCTTTCAGCTGGCGCATTAAGGCTGACCCTACTAGTCCACGATGCCCTGCCACATATATTTTTGCGTGTTTATCCATAGCCAGTTTATTCGTGATAGTCCATTGTTTGAAAACCATGTTTTTTAATCAACTCATCTCGTTGAGCTGACTTATAGTCTTCTCGCACCATTTCAGACACTAGTTCGTCAAATGTGATTTTTGGTGTCCAGCCTAGCTTTTGTTTAGCTTTGCTTGGGTCTCCAAGCAGAGTCTCAACTTCTGTTGGTCTAAAGTATTTTTCATCAACTTGAACAATACATTTTCCATCCATATACCCTTTTTCGTCTACACCACTTCCTTGCCATGTGATGTCCATTTTTAGCTCTTTAGCCGCTGAGTTTACAAAATCTCGTACGCTATACTGCACACCAGTTGCAATCACAAAATCTTCGGCTTTTTCTTGCTGCAACATCATCCATTGCATCTCTACATAGTCTTTAGCATGGCCCCAGTCACGCAAAACGTTTAAGTTGCCAAGATAAAGTGTTTCTTGCAAGCCTAGCTTAATACGCGCCAACGCACGCGTAATTTTGCGGGTAACAAACGTTTCGCCACGTAATGGGCTTTCGTGATTAAACAAAATACCATTGCAGGCATAAATACCATGCGCTTCACGATAGTTAACGGTAATCCAATAAGCATACATTTTGGCAACGGCATAAGGACTACGAGGATAGAAAGGTGTGGTTTCTGTCTGAGGTGTTTCTTGGACTAGACCATATAGCTCAGAAGTGGACGCTTGATAAAACTTTGTTTTTTTCTCAAGCCCTAAAATTCTGATTGCTTCTAGGATACGTAATGTACCTAAACCATCAACATCGGCCGTATATTCTGGCGACTCAAAGCTAACAGCGACATGACTCATTGCTGCTAGATTATAAATTTCATCAGGTTGCACCTGTTTAACAATTCGGATGAGATTTGTTGAATCGGTTAAATCACCATAATGCAAAATAAAGTTCTTATTATCTAAATGCGGGTCTTGATATAGATGGTCGATACGATCGGTATTAAATGAAGAAGCGCGACGCTTAATGCCATGAACAACATATCCTTTATTTAACAAAAGTTCAGCAAGATATGCGCCATCTTGCCCTGTTACACCTGTAATTAATGCGACTTTTTTCATGTTTCCGCCCTACCATATTGATCATCAAACCGAATAATATCATCCTCACCGACATAGTCGCCGCATTGCACTTCAATGATTGCAAGAGGCGATTTGCCTTTGTTTTCTAGGCGATGGTGATGTGTTTTCGGAATATAAGTTGATTGATTTTCTTGTAAAGTTATAGTGTTGCCGTTATTGGTAATGGTTGCTTCTCCTGCTACGACTACCCAATGTTCAGAACGGTGGTTGTGCATTTGCATGGAAAGCTTTGCGCCTGGGTTCACAACGATGCGTTTGATTTTAAAGCTTGTCGACTCTTCAAGCACTGTATAGGTGCCCCAAGGGCGATGAACCGTTAGGTTTGTTTCTGCTAATTCTGCTTTGTGCTCTTTGACGCGTGCCACCAGCGATTTAATTTCTTCTGTTCTGCTTCTGTCACAAACCAGTGTTGCATCGGCCGTTTGTATCACCACCACATTATCTAATCCTGCAGTGGCTAGTAAATTAGATTGGCTCCAAAGCAGGCTATTGGTTGTGTCTTGTGCAAACACATCACCGTGCATGACATTGTTATTTTCATCTTTAGTTTGCTTTTGATAAATTGATTCCCAACTGCCTAAATCACTCCAAGCCATATCAACGGGCACTACGGCGATTTTTTCTGCTTTTTCTGCTAAGCCATAATCCATGGATAGATTGGCAAAATTAGCATAGGTTTGTGCAAAATTCTCTGTTGTCATGTTGCTTAATTGGCTGGCCATTTCTGGCTGATATTGGGTGAGCATTTTCATAAAAACACTGGCTTTAAATACAAACATGCCGCTATTCCATAAATAGCCTTTTTCCACATATTGTTTTGCAGTTTGTGCTTCTGGTTTTTCTACAAATTGCGCCACTTCAAAAACAGGCATATTGCCATTTGCAATCTGTTTACTTGGTTGGATATAGCCGTAACCAGTTGCTGGAGCATCTGGTTTAATGCCCAATAGCACTAAATAATCTTGCTCAGCGATTGTTTCTGCTGTTTGCCATGCTTCGATAAACGCAATTTGATTATCAATAGCATGATCGGAAGCAAATACGCCAATAATGGCATCTTTGTCACGTTGTTGGATTTGATTGACTGCCCAAGCAATGGCTGGCAAGGTGTTTCTAGCGCAAGGTTCGGCTAGCACATTAGCGACAGCGTCTGGTGCTACTTCAGCCAGTTGCCCTTTTACTTCAAACTTGTGATCTTCGTGGGTAACGGTATAGAGATGTTGGGCAGGCACATGCGCTAATAAACGCATTGCTGTTTGTTGTAATAACGTTTCTTTGCCATTTAATGCTAGCAATTGTTTAGGTCGTAATGTGCGCGACAATGGCCATAAACGTGTGCCAGATCCACCACTTAGAATAAGCGCGTAATGCTTGCTCATGAGTGATAAACCTCGGCATCTATTGTCTTTTTCGCTTCAGCCCTAAGTGCTTCAATCTCCGCTTCTAAAGAAGCGTATTCTTGCAATTTGGCTTTTAGGAAGCGTTCGGTAATGGCAGATTTTTCTTTTACGCCACTTGGGGTCAATAGATACATATAGGCTAGTTTATTTTTGCTATTTTTAAAATTGGACACTTTAAGTAAACCAACATCAATCAGCGCTTTTAAACAATAGTTCGCGCGACCCAAGCTAACACCTAATTCACACGCCAAATCGCGCTGACTAATCTCAGGATTTTTTTCTAATGCTTTTAAAATTTTGTAGCGGTATTCGTCAGTTAGCATGCTGAAATGGTTTTACCGTTCAATGAATGAACGCAGTTTATCAATAATTGTTTATGGATTGCAAGCTTTTTGAGTAAAAGTAGCAGTTTACTGGATTGCTTCGCGATGCTCGCAATGACGAATGAGTCACTGCGAGGGTGAAAGGCGTGGCAGTGCACGGTGTTTGAAGCTGTCTGGATTGCTTCGTCATTACATTCCTCGCAATGACAGCACTCGTCACTGCGAGCGAAGCGTGGCAGTCCATGGAATTGAAAGATAACTATATTGCTTCGCTTGGCTCAGAAAGATGGGTTAATAACTACAACATTACTAAGCGATACCAACAAATACTGCGAGCGCTCTGTTGACTGCGAGCATTGCTTCATCAGATAGGTGTCCGAACACTTGACCTACCTTGTCGCGAGGCACAGTTTGTATTTTATCTATCATAATCTCAGATAGTTTACTCAGTCCATTATTTGAATCGGGCTGAACCCCTATGCGAAATAAAGGCAAATCACGAAGTTCGCTTGTCACAGGCAGTATGGTGACGGAAGGATGCTCTTTAAATAGGTCGGATTGAATAATGATTGCTGGGCGTGGTTTACCGTATGCACCTGCTAGTACAATTGTGACTAAATCACCACGCCTCATTTCCAACCTTCAGTATCGGCAACTTCTTCCATCCAACCCAATAACTCAGCTTCCTTAAAGTCCCTTTGCAACGCAAGTGATTGTCGTTGGCATTCTTCTGCAAAGCCTTTTTGGCGCGTATCTGGAACCCAGATTTGTACAGGACGTAATCCAGATGCACGTAAAGTGGCACGATGTTTTTGTACGCGTGAAGCATTATTTGATTGCATTGTTATACTCCTAATTGTGTTACATGTAACAACTATACTCGGAAGTTACATGCAACACAATTAGTTTCTATTTGGGTGTTATGTAGCATGCTGGATGGATAGTTTATTTTGGCTGTTATAACGCTTAATTACTGAAAGACTGGATTGCTTCGTCATTACATTCCTCACAATGACCGTTGGGCTGAAATGCGCAATCACAGCAAAAAGTCTTTAAAGCGTTTCTTTAAATCCCGTCGTAGTTTTTAATGCCAGTAAACTGGACGATATTCCGTAATTGGCATTTGGTTGGGAACCTGCGCTTAACTCCGTAATATTAAACCGCTAAAGCGTTTAGCCAATTGGCTGCATTTCGAACCTGCACTGTTTGTATATCGGCCTCATTACTGCACTCTTTTACTAATTGAATCGCTTTTGCTAACGGCCACTGCGCGGAAAATCGATGAAGCGGTTTGTGCGAGCTAGTGGCATGAAGCTTGCATTCAATTAAATCGGTGATGCTGCCTGCTTGGCTTAATACAAAATCAACTTCTGCATCATCTTTCGTTCTAATGTAATGCAAATTGACTGTTTCTCCCGCTACATCTTGTTGCCATTGAACTTTTTTTAATAGATGGCAGGCAACCAAATTTTCAAATCGAATGCCCTCATCTCCTAATACTAATCCCGTGTCATAAAAGTAGACTTTGGGAGATTTCAATATCGCTCTAGCGATATTGTGGTGCCACGGTCTGACAGAGAAAACAATAAAAAGTGACTCCAGTATTTCTAAATATCGAGCTAATGTTGTTGGTGAAACGCTAAGGTCTCGCGCTATAGAGGCAAGTGACAGTGGAGATCCAACGCGGGAGCGCAGCATCTCAGCAAAAAGGCGCATGGTGTTAATTTCTTGCACTCGTGAAAACTCAAGCACATCCTCTCTAATCAGGTCGTTAAAATAACTGTAACGCCAACGGTCAGCCTCAGTATCATTATCTGCAAGTGCAGGTTCGGGAAACCCCCCTCTTTTCAATAGGTGGTTAAGCGCAAGTTGTGGTGAAACGCGTTGCACCTCCACCCACTCTCGTACTGATAAGGGATGCAATCTTAATCTAAAATATCGTCCAGCAAGAGAATCTCCTCCTTGCCTAAATGTCTCCATGCGCGCGCTTCCAGTGACGAGAATTTGTTGCTGAGCTGCACGACCATCAAATACGCCTTTTAACCAAGTCTTCCAATCTTGCATTTTATGTATTTCATCAAAAATCAGCAGTGGTGAGCTCTGACGCCATTGTTGCGCATTGATGACTAGCCTGTGTGGTAGTACATCAAAATTCAGATACTGGCTATCAGGTAGCGCCTCCATTAGCTGCTGACTCAGCGTGGTCTTGCCGATCTGCCGAGGACCAGTCAGCACTACGAGTTTTTTCTGCAGATCTTGACGAATCTGTTCGTATAAATATCTTTTCATGCGACTATTTTACACAATAATGGATAAAAGTCGCGACTATTTTGCATTATAGTGCAATATGGTCGATAAATAGGTCTTTTTTGTGCTTTGTCTCTTTGCTTTTTCACTGATGGTAGTGACAGATTTTGACAAATTTTTATAGCCCATCGTAGTTTTTAATGCCTGTAAATTTGGCAATCTCACGCAGTTGTCGTTTGGTTGGACGCCCTGCTCCACGCTCTCGCTCGGCGTGTTCATTGCTGCGGGTGGTTTTGATATTGTCACGCTTGGCTTTGCTTTCTTTGGTTTCTTTGTACAAAAATGTAGCATCCGTCGCGCTGCGTCGCGTATTCGATAAGCCTGTTACTTCTATCACCATTTCCATGTCTTTGGTGGTGATTTGTATTTGCATACCCAGTTGCACTTCTTTTGCGCTTTTAGCGCGGTCGCCATTGACGCGCACCTTACCACCACTCACGGCATCGGCCGCCAGACTACGCGTTTTAAAAAAACGTGCTGCCCACAGCCATTTATCTAATCGACATTTTTCATCAAGGTTAGTTACCATCTATGTCCCTTACACACTTAACATAATTAACATACTAGACTGCCGCGCTTCGCTCGCAGTGACGGATGTTGTCATTAAGCGGCATAGTGTGACGCGTTTTTTACTACATGTTATGTTTTGTTTGCGGTTGGTTTGTTTCTAGGGTTTTACGATACTCTGCCAACACTGCTTGCGCATGTCCCATGACGGTATTAGGCGGGTAGCTGCCAGTTGCATCTTTTTCGCCAGCATTAACGCCAACTAAATGTTGGATGCCTTCTAATACATGATCAATGGTAATAATCTGGAATTGGCCATCTTTGACCGCTTGCACTACTTCATCATCCAGAAGTAAATGGCGTTGATTACGTTTGGGAATAATGACGCCTTGTTTGCCATCTAATCCTAGCGCTTTGCATACTCTAAAATAACCTTCTATTTTTTCATTGACGCCGCCAATTGGCATTACTTCGCCAAACTGATTTAACGCACCAGTGATGGCAATGCCTTGTTGAATAGGCAGATTGGCCATTGCAGACAACAGCGCGAATAGCTCTGCACATGATGCAGAATCTCCTTCTACGCCGTTATATTCTTGCTCAAACACCAATGATGCATTGAGGCTTAATGGCGCCAAATGTGAAAAACTGGCGCTGAGCCAATTTTGCAAAATAAAAATGCCTTTATCGTGATTGGGGCCACTCATATTCACTTCGCGGTCGATATTAATCAAGCCTTTTTGACCAGGATAACAGCGTGCAGTGATACGAATGGGCGAGCCAAAACTGGCATCGCCTAGCTCGATATGGGTTAAGCCATTAATTTGACCCACTACTTCGCCATGCACTTGAATGAGCAACTCATTATCAATGATTGATTCACGAATTTGCGTCTCAAAATATTGGTGGCGTCGATTTCTGGCATTAATCGCCGCGTGGACATGCTCGCGTGTGACTACATCTGCCTCACCTGCGTAAGAGGCGCTCTCTAGCATGAGGCGCTCTAAAAAGGCAAAGTTGGTGCTAATGCGCACTTGATCTTCCTCTAAACGTTGCAGCGCACCAATCAGCGTTGCCACCGCCTCGGCGTTAAAATGCGCGCATTGATGCTGCTCACACTTTTGTGCCACATAACCAGCCACAGCCGCATAACTTTCTGCATTGGCATTAATGCTATCGGCAAACTCTACTTTGATGGGAAAGTGATCAAAAAAATCGGGGTTTTCTTCAAGCAAGCTATAAAAATCTTCGCGCATTGCTATTAATATTAATTTAACCCGCAATGGAATAAGCGTGTTGGCCAGCACATAACCTGCACTTTGTCCGCTTCCTGCAACATCTTCAAATTGCAAGGTGCCGTTGCGCAAAAAGCGATACAGCTTTTCTATCATTTGTGCACCGTTTTGCTCATCGTTCAAAATGTCGCGCAATTGCACCAATAACATGCCGCCATCGGCTTTATGTAATTTACCTGCCCGCAAGCGCATAAACTCGTGTGTGTGTTCTGCGCCAGATTCTAAACTGCCAAACAATGATTGATAGCTTGGGTCGTTATCATAAACAATGGGTTGCAACAGCCCTTCGGCAGCGGCAATGCTATTATCCACCAATAGATTGACGCGGAAACGATTCAAAAAGCCATCGCTCATCAGCGCTTCTAAAGCGCCTTCCACATCGTTATTGGCTGGTGTTGGATAGACTTTTAAAAAGCCAATCACGTCTTTTTTAACCAATTCAACATATTGCATCAATTGGCCATTATCTTGAGCCAGTTCTAGTAAATCTTGCAAGGCACTGGCTAGCCATGGCTTTGCCTTATTTATTGCCTCTGTTTTATCTTTAATGGTAATGAGCGTTGGCAATTCGGCCATAAATACGCGGGAAAACGCATCCATGTGTGCAGACAGCTCAGCGCCTAAACCAACAGGTAATTTGATTAAGAAAGGTTGGTTGGTGCGACTAAAATGATAGACCGCGACCAAATCGTGCAATTGCCCGCCCGTTTCTTTTGCCACTTGTTGCATGGCACTTTGCATTAAAGACGTGCGACCGCTGCCATGTTGTCCTAGCACCAGCATATTAAAGCCTGCTTGGCGCATTTTTAGACCAAACATGGCCGCTTTTTTGGCTTCTGCTTGCGCTATCCAGCCATGCACATGTGGTTGATTTTCTTGTGCGTGAATCAACTCTTTAGTGGTTTTAAACGTCAAATCATGTAAAGGCACACTCGCATTGAGTGCTTGTTCATTTAAAATTTGCATACTTTCCTATTGTCTAATCTTACGTATTGCTGACTTGTACCAATTGCCTAGTCATGATTGTTCCAGCGTGATTGCGCTTGATCATCGCTACTTTTTGCCTCTACCCAACGCTCTCCATCAGGGGTCGATTCTTTT
This region of Methylophilaceae bacterium genomic DNA includes:
- a CDS encoding methyltransferase domain-containing protein, whose translation is MKCRHCHTELTMPLVDLGSSPPSNAYLTQKTLKAPEKWFPLNVLVCQSCWLVQTEDFAGAEELFDAEYAYFSSFSSSWLAHAKHYVETMVNRFGLTDKSMVIEVAANDGYLLQYVKEKNIACLGVEPTTSTADAAREKGIDIVEEFFGVSLAKKLVSEGKQADLTAANNVLAHVPDINDFVAGFTHLLKPNGVATFEFPHLLNLIEKNQFDTIYHEHFSYLSLIAVNTIFKANGLSIFDVEEITTHGGSLRVFAQRTETGQHTASDRYKALLDKEKSLGMDTAAFYANFQQKANKVKYDLTKFLIEAKESGKKVIAYGAAAKGNTLLNFAGIKEDLLSFVVDKNPAKQNKYLPGSRVPIVNEDIIKELKPDYILILPWNLKREVMEQLNYVRTWSGKFVTAVPQLEVL
- a CDS encoding dTDP-4-dehydrorhamnose 3,5-epimerase family protein; its protein translation is MSRFDFFDAPLNGLKIIQRKAIEDERGFLSRVFCAEEFAQYGFEKAVNQINQTLTRQKGAVRGLHYQLPPHTEIKLVSCIKGEVLDIAVDLRKDSPTFLYWHAEVLSESNRRSLLIPEGFAHGFQTLTNDCEMLYLHSAPYVKESESAINIADTKLAITLPLAITDMSERDKSHPMINHHFEGIVV
- the rfbG gene encoding CDP-glucose 4,6-dehydratase yields the protein MESMGMTYPLNQSQFWQDKKVFLTGHTGFKGGWLALWLNSLGAQVHGYALVPSTTPSFFNAANVESFLASNTIADIRDATSLERAMATAQPDIVFHLAAQPLVRQSYVDPVETYTTNVIGTVNMLEAVRKTASIRAVVNVTTDKCYENKETLTPYAEDAPMGGFDPYSSSKGCSELVTSSYRQSFLAEKGIALASARAGNVIGGGDWSVDRLIPDFLQALGKKEELVIRSPYAIRPWQHVLEPLSGYLQLAEKLLTEGQPFAQAWNFGPAENDAKTVEWIVKKLVEHLPNAKWRIDDSPQPHEAHYLKLDSTKANTQLNWQPKWSLETALVNIMAWHQAWHNKEDMHQFSLGQIANYQQAESI
- the rfbF gene encoding glucose-1-phosphate cytidylyltransferase, with translation MKAVILAGGLGTRISEETHIKPKPMIEIGGKPILWHILKLYSAHGINEFIICCGYKGYIIKEYFANYFLHMSDVTFDMQKNEMQVHQRNAEPWKVTLVDTGEDTLTGGRLKRVESYIKDEEAFCFTYGDGVADIDISALVKFHQSHGKLATVTAVQPPGRYGALSLENQLVKGFSEKPKGDGGKINGGFFVLSPDCLKYIDNDQSSWEGAPLMQIASENQLMAFEHEGFWQPMDTLREKNLLESLWESGKAPWKVWE
- a CDS encoding GDP-L-fucose synthase → MDKHAKIYVAGHRGLVGSALMRQLKEQGYTNLIVRTHAELDLTNQADVEAFFASEKPEYVFLAAAKVGGIHANNTYPAEFIHQNLAIQTNVIHQSYVHGVKRLLFLGSSCIYSRDCPQPIKEEYLLTGLLEPTNRPYALAKIAGIEMCWSYNRQYDTQYLAAMPTNLYGPDDNYHAENSHVIPALIRKFHEAKVNKQPTVTVWGTGKPLREFLYSDDMAKACLHLISLPDETFHKLTEENSLKGLPPLVNVGYGKDVTIKQLAELVATTIGYKGELVFDTSKPDGTMRKLMDVSLLNTLGWQAKITLSEGLKSAYANYLEKGKTE
- the gmd gene encoding GDP-mannose 4,6-dehydratase; the protein is MKKVALITGVTGQDGAYLAELLLNKGYVVHGIKRRASSFNTDRIDHLYQDPHLDNKNFILHYGDLTDSTNLIRIVKQVQPDEIYNLAAMSHVAVSFESPEYTADVDGLGTLRILEAIRILGLEKKTKFYQASTSELYGLVQETPQTETTPFYPRSPYAVAKMYAYWITVNYREAHGIYACNGILFNHESPLRGETFVTRKITRALARIKLGLQETLYLGNLNVLRDWGHAKDYVEMQWMMLQQEKAEDFVIATGVQYSVRDFVNSAAKELKMDITWQGSGVDEKGYMDGKCIVQVDEKYFRPTEVETLLGDPSKAKQKLGWTPKITFDELVSEMVREDYKSAQRDELIKKHGFQTMDYHE
- a CDS encoding mannose-1-phosphate guanylyltransferase/mannose-6-phosphate isomerase, which codes for MSKHYALILSGGSGTRLWPLSRTLRPKQLLALNGKETLLQQTAMRLLAHVPAQHLYTVTHEDHKFEVKGQLAEVAPDAVANVLAEPCARNTLPAIAWAVNQIQQRDKDAIIGVFASDHAIDNQIAFIEAWQTAETIAEQDYLVLLGIKPDAPATGYGYIQPSKQIANGNMPVFEVAQFVEKPEAQTAKQYVEKGYLWNSGMFVFKASVFMKMLTQYQPEMASQLSNMTTENFAQTYANFANLSMDYGLAEKAEKIAVVPVDMAWSDLGSWESIYQKQTKDENNNVMHGDVFAQDTTNSLLWSQSNLLATAGLDNVVVIQTADATLVCDRSRTEEIKSLVARVKEHKAELAETNLTVHRPWGTYTVLEESTSFKIKRIVVNPGAKLSMQMHNHRSEHWVVVAGEATITNNGNTITLQENQSTYIPKTHHHRLENKGKSPLAIIEVQCGDYVGEDDIIRFDDQYGRAET
- a CDS encoding MarR family EPS-associated transcriptional regulator; protein product: MLTDEYRYKILKALEKNPEISQRDLACELGVSLGRANYCLKALIDVGLLKVSNFKNSKNKLAYMYLLTPSGVKEKSAITERFLKAKLQEYASLEAEIEALRAEAKKTIDAEVYHS
- a CDS encoding type II toxin-antitoxin system PemK/MazF family toxin translates to MRRGDLVTIVLAGAYGKPRPAIIIQSDLFKEHPSVTILPVTSELRDLPLFRIGVQPDSNNGLSKLSEIMIDKIQTVPRDKVGQVFGHLSDEAMLAVNRALAVFVGIA
- a CDS encoding antitoxin MazE family protein; this encodes MQSNNASRVQKHRATLRASGLRPVQIWVPDTRQKGFAEECQRQSLALQRDFKEAELLGWMEEVADTEGWK
- a CDS encoding ATP-binding protein produces the protein MKRYLYEQIRQDLQKKLVVLTGPRQIGKTTLSQQLMEALPDSQYLNFDVLPHRLVINAQQWRQSSPLLIFDEIHKMQDWKTWLKGVFDGRAAQQQILVTGSARMETFRQGGDSLAGRYFRLRLHPLSVREWVEVQRVSPQLALNHLLKRGGFPEPALADNDTEADRWRYSYFNDLIREDVLEFSRVQEINTMRLFAEMLRSRVGSPLSLASIARDLSVSPTTLARYLEILESLFIVFSVRPWHHNIARAILKSPKVYFYDTGLVLGDEGIRFENLVACHLLKKVQWQQDVAGETVNLHYIRTKDDAEVDFVLSQAGSITDLIECKLHATSSHKPLHRFSAQWPLAKAIQLVKECSNEADIQTVQVRNAANWLNALAV